The Deltaproteobacteria bacterium region AGAATTCACGCGTCACGTGCGCAAGTACACTCAATGCCATCTCGTCAAAGGCGCGCTGCCACTCGGTGCTGCGGGACAGTACGATGGCATCGCCGAGTTGTGGTTTGACAGTGTTGCGGCGCTCGAAACGGCCTTTAACGAACCGCGCTACTTAGAGATCATTCGCCCTGATGAACTAAAATTTGCCGATCTCGGCAAGTGCCTATCGTTCATCACTGAGGAAGTGCACGTCATGTAGCAGAGTGAAGCAAAGAGCTTCTTTGCCGTACGGCCTCAGCCAGCGTATCCTGCGGAACCTCTATGGTGGTACAAGGCCTTTTGCCCGTGGTGGACCTTTCGCCTCGCCGTTCTGTTCAAGGACGGCGATCGCCTTTTTGATCAAGCGCACCATCTCACGAATTTCTGGTTGTGGCATGCCATCCAGGAGCTTTTGCGAAAACGCACGCCCTTGTGCGGTCATGGTCGACAGAAACTGCTCCCCTTTCGGCGTCAACGACACGCGTTTTTCACGCCCTGAATCACGGTCGCCAACGACGCGCACGAGCTTCAACGGCGCACGAGCCAACGCGGCCAACGAGCGGGTAATCGTGGAACTGCTGGTTTCAAACCAAGACGCCAGCAGACGTTCGATGTCCTTCCGGCGCATACTGCCTTCCAGTCCACCTTCGGCGCGCATGAGCCACAGAATCGCGACTTGCTTGCGCGAGATCTGACCGCAGCGTAGTGTCTCTTCAAACCCGATGCCAATGCGATAATGCAGGGGTAGAAAAAGGGCCATCAAATCAGCGACCAGGTCGTTCTGCTCAGGACGTTTCATCTCTCTCATACGATAAATGATTCCTTGACTTCTCACTTCGTGATGTCTTCAATATTGCATTCTCTGTAGCGGGAATGCCGCGAGTTCGCAATGCTCAGCGCAACGCAAAAAATATAAACTTGCACATTGCAATAATTGTGGTATACAACCTTTCCACGATGCAAACGAAGGAGGTCGCGTGACCGGGCGAGAGATAACGTACGCAGTGCTTGCGGTCCTCGGAGTCGTTCTTCCCATGTATTACAACCTGCAGTACCTGGCTGCGGGTGGAAACCTCTTGGTCGACTTCTTTACCGTGCCATTGCAGAATGCCGTCACTGCCTCAGTACTGTTCGACCTCCTTATTGCCTTTGCAGCGTATAACGTCCTCCTGTTCAGCGACGGTCCACGCTTGGGCAGTGGCAAGTTCTGGCTTTGTATCGTCGTTTCGTGGCTGATTTCCTTTGCCGCGGGCTTACCCCTGTTTTTACTGCTCCGAGAGCGCCAGCTGCGCCTCGGACGTTAACGTGACCCGAAAAGGAGAAGTGTCAATGGACTACAATCCTATCGCACCCGAGGTGATGGATAATCCCTATCCATATTATGCGTACCTGCGCGAGCATGCGCCAGTCTACTGGATTGAGCCGATGCAAGCGTGGGCGCTGAGTCGGTACGCCGATGTCGACTTCGCGCTGCGTAACCCGCAGATCTATTCGTCCGCCGGCTTTACAGGGCAAACGCTGGGGGATCTGAATCCGACACCTGAGATTCCCTGGATTCTTGACATGAACCCACCAGACCATACACGCCTGCGTAAACTGGTGAATAAAGGCTTCTTGCCACGCATCATTCGCGCCCTGGAACCTCGCGTGCATGAGATTGCGCGACAGTTGATCGCCACATTACGGACGCAAAGCGAAGGTGATCTCGTACAAGGGTTGTCCGGCCCGCTTCCGACCACAGTGATCGCGGAAATGCTTGGCGTTGAAAGTGAACGGTTTGACGAGTTTAAACGCTGGTCGGACGACGTTGTCCTTGGGACCAGTCGCCCAACGGAGGAAGCCATACGTAGCCGTGTACGCCAGAGCGGGGCGGAGATGCGGGCATACTTTGAGCAGTCGATCGCGCGCCGTCGGCAGGAGCCAGGCGAAGATGTCCTGAGTGCCTTGGTGCGAGCGGAAGAGGAGCACGACACGCTCTCGTCAGCGGAAATCCTGGGCCTGGCCGTTCTGTTGCTCTTGGCAGGGAACGAGACCACGACCAACTTGATTGGCAATGGGGTACGCAATCTGTTGCGCCACCCGGCTGAGCTTGCCAAAGTGCGTGCTGATCGATCGCTGATTCCCTCGCTGGTGGAAGAAGTATTACGCTATGAATCCCCAGTGCAGTTGCTGCCACGCGTCACTACTCGTGAAGTCGCACTCGAAGGCGGGACGATTCCCGCAGGTGCTACGGTCTTTTTGCTACTGGCGTCTGCTAATCGCGATGAGCGGAAGTTCCCCGCGCCTGACCGTTTTGATGTGGCACGGAATCCCCAAGATCACGTGGCGTTCGGCTACGGCATCCATTATTGCCTGGGGGCACCGTTAGCGCGGTTGGAAGGACGCATTGCGTTCGAGTCGCTGCTGTTTGACTGCCCGGCCTTTACCACGAGGGAACCGTTACCGCAGATAGCCTCGATCATCGTGCGGGGGGTACAAACCTTACCATTGCAATTTGCTGCGTAAATGTGCGACTCGTAGTCAGTCCACTTAATTTTGAGGGATAGGGTTTCGTCATGCCCGCGCAGGCGGGCATCCAGGGAAATTCAGCAGTGGCCTGTCGTTAAGCCGCCTGGATTCCCGCATTCGCGGGAATGACGTCCCTTGAGTTATCCATCAAAACTTTCTGGACTATCTACTAGGTAAACTGTAGAGGGCGGGACATAGAAGAGGATCGCTACCTTCTTGATTGTGCGCCTCCTGCCTCTTGTCTCCCTTTACGTTTTACGCATTACGTATTACGAAAGAATGTCCACATTTCAGAAAAGGAGGGTGACATGCCACAGTTCGATACCATTATTAGAGGGGGGACAATTGTCGACGGTACGCGCGTACCGCGGTACAAAGCGGACATCGGCATTAAGAACGGCAAGATCGCGCAGATCGGCCGCTTGAATGCGAGCGATGCGGCAAAAGTGATCGATGCGACTGGATTGGTTGTCGCACCCGGCTTCATCGATCTGCACTGTCACTATGATGCGCAGTTACATTGGGACCCATACTGCACGATGGGCAGCTGGCACGGCGTGACTTCAGTCACGAATGGCAACTGCGGCTTTGGTTTCGCGCCGGTATTCCCGAGAGATGCAGAACGCGCGATGCGTTCGATGGAACGCAACGAAGCGATTCCGTTCCGGACCATGCAAGCGTCAATGGCGTTTGATTGGGAAACCTTCCCACAGTGGATGAATCACATCGATCGCATGCCGTTAGGGATCAATATCTCACAGCTTGTACCGGTCACGCCGTTGGTGGCGTATGCTATGGGTGGCTTTGCCGAAGCCAAGAAACGCTTACCCAATGAACAGGAAGTGCATAAGACCATTCAACTGTTCCACGAAGCGATGCAAGCTGGCGCCGTAGGGTGGGGCGCGCAACGTCTGTT contains the following coding sequences:
- a CDS encoding EthD family reductase: MVKIVICVTRKAGLTWEEFDSYWKNHHSKVVTSVPEFTRHVRKYTQCHLVKGALPLGAAGQYDGIAELWFDSVAALETAFNEPRYLEIIRPDELKFADLGKCLSFITEEVHVM
- a CDS encoding winged helix DNA-binding protein, with protein sequence MREMKRPEQNDLVADLMALFLPLHYRIGIGFEETLRCGQISRKQVAILWLMRAEGGLEGSMRRKDIERLLASWFETSSSTITRSLAALARAPLKLVRVVGDRDSGREKRVSLTPKGEQFLSTMTAQGRAFSQKLLDGMPQPEIREMVRLIKKAIAVLEQNGEAKGPPRAKGLVPP
- a CDS encoding DUF2834 domain-containing protein; its protein translation is MTGREITYAVLAVLGVVLPMYYNLQYLAAGGNLLVDFFTVPLQNAVTASVLFDLLIAFAAYNVLLFSDGPRLGSGKFWLCIVVSWLISFAAGLPLFLLLRERQLRLGR
- a CDS encoding cytochrome P450; this encodes MDYNPIAPEVMDNPYPYYAYLREHAPVYWIEPMQAWALSRYADVDFALRNPQIYSSAGFTGQTLGDLNPTPEIPWILDMNPPDHTRLRKLVNKGFLPRIIRALEPRVHEIARQLIATLRTQSEGDLVQGLSGPLPTTVIAEMLGVESERFDEFKRWSDDVVLGTSRPTEEAIRSRVRQSGAEMRAYFEQSIARRRQEPGEDVLSALVRAEEEHDTLSSAEILGLAVLLLLAGNETTTNLIGNGVRNLLRHPAELAKVRADRSLIPSLVEEVLRYESPVQLLPRVTTREVALEGGTIPAGATVFLLLASANRDERKFPAPDRFDVARNPQDHVAFGYGIHYCLGAPLARLEGRIAFESLLFDCPAFTTREPLPQIASIIVRGVQTLPLQFAA